The Formosa sp. Hel1_33_131 genome window below encodes:
- the alaS gene encoding alanine--tRNA ligase, which yields MKSQDIRSQFLAFFESKKHQVLQSAPMVVKDDPSLLFVNSGMAPFKAFFLGQGTPPKNRITDTQKCLRVSGKHNDLEEVGYDTYHHTLFEMLGNWSFGDYFKKEAIEWAWELLTEVYKIDKEILYVTVFEGSKDDGTTLDSEAYDLWKALIPEDRILMGNKNDNFWEMGEQGPCGPCSEIHVDIRSKEEKAKTPGQELINKDHPQVVEIWNLVFMEFNRKANGSLEPLPHKHIDTGMGFERLCMVLQNVTSNYDTDVFTPIIREIETISGNDYGKQLKQDIAIRVISDHVRAVAFSIADGQLPSNTGAGYVIRRILRRAVRYGFTFLDLKEPFMYRLVSVLTKQMGTVFPELLAQKQLIQNVIKEEEASFLRTLDQGLVLLDRIIETTKGAHVSGDKAFELYDTYGFPVDLTALILSEKNRTLDTVGFEEELQKQKTRSRAASEVSTEDWTVLLDDDVQEFVGYDVLKTSVKLTKYRKVTSVKDGEQYQLVFNLTPFYSESGGQVGDKGYLEAANGDVVYILDTKKENNVAIHIAKHLPKNLTDTFTAVVDTNQRFRTECNHTATHLLHQALREVLGTHVEQKGSAVHSKYLRFDFSHFAKITTEELKDIESFVNARIEGKLDLEERRAVPMEQAVSEGAMALFGEKYGDVVRTIRFGNSIELCGGTHVKNTADIWHFKIKSEGAVASGIRRIEAITNDAAKEFYVRSNASFDQIKLALNNSSDPVKSLGDLKSENSKLKKQIESLLKDKAASMKGNLKDEIETINGIQFLAKLVDLDATGIKDLSFEIGQEFDNCVLIFGTENQGKALLSCYVSKGLVTSKGLNAGTIVRELGKYIQGGGGGQPFYATAGGKNPAGLPEALEKAKSYIL from the coding sequence ATGAAATCTCAAGATATAAGATCTCAATTTTTAGCCTTTTTTGAATCCAAAAAACACCAGGTTTTACAATCGGCACCAATGGTCGTTAAAGACGATCCTTCTCTGTTATTTGTCAATTCGGGGATGGCACCATTCAAAGCATTTTTTCTCGGGCAAGGAACTCCACCAAAGAATCGAATTACCGACACTCAAAAATGTTTAAGAGTTTCAGGAAAACACAATGATTTGGAAGAAGTGGGGTATGACACCTACCACCACACTCTTTTTGAAATGTTAGGAAACTGGAGTTTTGGAGATTATTTCAAAAAAGAAGCCATAGAATGGGCGTGGGAATTATTGACCGAGGTCTATAAAATAGATAAAGAAATTCTGTACGTGACCGTATTTGAAGGCAGTAAAGACGATGGCACTACGCTTGATTCTGAAGCCTACGATTTATGGAAAGCATTGATTCCTGAGGATCGTATTTTGATGGGAAACAAAAACGATAATTTTTGGGAAATGGGCGAACAAGGGCCTTGTGGACCTTGTAGCGAAATTCATGTGGACATTCGTTCTAAAGAAGAAAAAGCGAAAACTCCAGGTCAAGAATTAATCAATAAAGACCATCCTCAAGTGGTAGAGATTTGGAACCTCGTTTTTATGGAATTTAACCGTAAAGCAAACGGAAGTTTAGAACCGTTGCCTCATAAACATATCGATACAGGGATGGGTTTTGAACGCCTTTGTATGGTGCTTCAAAATGTAACGTCCAATTATGACACCGATGTTTTTACTCCTATTATTCGAGAGATTGAAACCATTTCTGGAAATGATTACGGAAAACAACTCAAACAAGATATTGCCATTCGTGTGATTTCTGACCATGTCAGAGCAGTTGCTTTTTCAATCGCAGATGGACAATTACCAAGCAATACTGGAGCAGGTTATGTGATTCGTAGAATCTTGAGACGTGCCGTCCGTTATGGGTTTACATTTTTGGACCTTAAAGAGCCATTTATGTACCGTTTGGTTTCCGTATTAACCAAACAAATGGGAACCGTTTTCCCAGAACTTTTGGCTCAAAAACAATTAATACAAAACGTGATTAAAGAAGAGGAAGCATCTTTTTTAAGAACGCTTGACCAAGGGTTGGTATTGTTAGACCGTATTATAGAAACCACCAAAGGCGCGCATGTTTCTGGCGATAAAGCCTTTGAATTGTACGATACTTATGGGTTTCCTGTAGATTTAACTGCACTGATTCTGAGTGAAAAAAATAGGACCTTGGATACGGTTGGTTTTGAAGAAGAACTTCAAAAACAAAAAACCCGTTCCAGAGCAGCGAGTGAAGTTTCTACGGAAGATTGGACCGTCCTCCTAGACGATGATGTACAAGAATTTGTAGGCTATGATGTATTAAAAACCTCCGTTAAACTCACAAAATACAGAAAAGTAACCTCTGTGAAAGATGGCGAACAATACCAGTTAGTATTTAATCTCACGCCGTTCTACTCAGAAAGTGGTGGACAGGTTGGAGATAAAGGCTATTTAGAAGCCGCGAACGGAGATGTTGTTTATATTCTTGATACCAAGAAAGAAAACAATGTAGCCATTCATATCGCAAAGCATTTACCTAAAAACCTTACAGATACGTTTACGGCAGTGGTGGATACAAATCAACGATTCCGTACCGAATGTAACCATACAGCAACTCATTTACTACACCAGGCTTTGAGAGAAGTTTTAGGAACACATGTGGAACAAAAAGGATCGGCAGTGCATTCGAAATATCTGCGATTTGATTTTTCTCATTTTGCAAAAATAACGACTGAGGAATTAAAAGATATTGAAAGTTTTGTGAATGCCCGAATTGAAGGAAAATTAGATTTAGAAGAACGTCGTGCAGTACCAATGGAACAAGCAGTTTCCGAAGGTGCCATGGCACTTTTTGGTGAAAAATATGGCGATGTAGTTCGCACCATTCGTTTTGGGAATTCGATCGAATTATGTGGAGGAACCCATGTTAAAAATACCGCAGATATATGGCATTTTAAAATCAAATCCGAAGGAGCTGTAGCCTCTGGAATTCGTCGTATTGAAGCCATCACTAATGATGCTGCAAAAGAATTTTATGTTCGAAGTAATGCAAGCTTTGATCAAATCAAATTAGCACTTAACAATTCGAGTGATCCCGTTAAATCTTTGGGCGATTTAAAATCTGAAAATTCTAAACTCAAAAAACAAATTGAATCCCTTTTGAAAGACAAGGCAGCGTCTATGAAAGGAAATTTAAAAGATGAAATAGAAACGATCAATGGGATTCAGTTTTTAGCGAAATTGGTAGATTTAGACGCTACAGGCATCAAAGATTTGTCATTTGAAATAGGGCAGGAGTTTGATAATTGCGTCTTGATTTTTGGTACAGAAAACCAAGGAAAAGCCTTGTTGTCTTGTTATGTTTCAAAAGGATTGGTAACGTCTAAAGGGCTGAATGCAGGCACCATTGTGCGCGAACTTGGAAAATACATTCAAGGCGGCGGCGGCGGACAACCGTTTTATGCAACTGCAGGAGGAAAGAACCCAGCGGGACTTCCTGAGGCTTTAGAAAAAGCCAAATCCTACATCCTATAA
- a CDS encoding M23 family metallopeptidase, which produces MSNVKYYYDPETLTYRQIIRKKRTTFKRSIVFLLAASIVGFLFVLVGAQYFESPREKALNREFKNLDFHYNLLNKKMEEVEAVLTNIEDRDNAIYRLYFEANPIPEAQRKQGLGGVNRYKKYDGFNNSELIIDANKRIDILQKRIIVQSKSLDEITELAKDKESFLAKIPAIQPIKNEDLTRMASGYGYRSDPFTKVRKFHYGMDFTAPRGTPIYATGDGVIKRADGRSSGYGRHIRIDHGYGYLSLYAHLYKYNVKRGQKVKRGDLIGYVGSTGRSQAPHLHYEVFKDKKRINPINFYYGNLSPEEFNTLLAIASLENQSLD; this is translated from the coding sequence ATGTCTAATGTAAAATATTATTACGATCCCGAAACGCTTACGTATCGTCAGATCATTCGAAAAAAAAGAACGACTTTTAAGCGCTCAATAGTGTTTTTATTGGCGGCTAGTATTGTTGGTTTTTTATTCGTTTTAGTTGGGGCCCAATATTTTGAATCTCCGAGAGAAAAAGCGCTAAATAGAGAGTTTAAAAATCTAGATTTCCACTACAATCTTCTCAATAAAAAAATGGAAGAAGTGGAAGCTGTTTTAACAAATATTGAAGATAGGGATAACGCCATTTACCGGCTTTATTTTGAAGCCAATCCCATTCCGGAAGCCCAACGCAAGCAAGGACTCGGTGGCGTTAACCGCTACAAAAAATACGATGGCTTCAATAATTCGGAGTTAATCATCGATGCAAACAAACGTATTGACATCCTTCAAAAACGAATCATTGTTCAGTCCAAATCCCTTGATGAGATCACAGAGTTGGCAAAAGATAAAGAAAGTTTTTTGGCTAAAATTCCTGCCATTCAACCGATCAAAAATGAAGACTTGACTCGCATGGCTTCTGGCTATGGGTATCGAAGTGATCCGTTTACAAAGGTGCGTAAATTTCATTATGGAATGGATTTTACGGCCCCACGAGGGACGCCTATCTATGCGACAGGTGATGGCGTGATTAAACGTGCAGACGGCCGCTCTTCTGGCTATGGGCGTCATATCCGAATTGATCATGGCTATGGGTATCTAAGTTTGTATGCACACCTTTATAAATACAATGTCAAAAGAGGTCAGAAAGTAAAACGAGGCGACCTGATTGGTTATGTGGGAAGTACGGGGCGCTCCCAAGCACCCCACTTGCATTATGAAGTTTTTAAGGATAAGAAACGAATCAATCCTATTAATTTTTATTATGGAAATCTGAGTCCAGAAGAATTTAATACGTTACTGGCCATTGCATCGCTTGAAAATCAATCCTTAGATTAA
- a CDS encoding MerR family transcriptional regulator, translated as MHLDLPTKRYYSIGEIAKAFDVNASLIRFWDKEFEALKPKKNAKGNRRFTPEDVQNLKLIFNLVKERGYTLEGAKTYLKEQDQKSLDNFEIITKLEHVKNELLKIKNQL; from the coding sequence ATGCATTTAGACCTTCCTACAAAACGCTATTATAGTATTGGAGAAATTGCGAAAGCATTTGACGTGAATGCTTCTTTGATTCGGTTTTGGGATAAAGAGTTTGAGGCTCTTAAACCTAAAAAGAATGCGAAAGGCAACCGTCGGTTTACGCCGGAGGATGTTCAAAATTTGAAATTAATTTTCAATTTGGTGAAAGAACGTGGCTACACGCTTGAAGGTGCTAAAACGTATCTGAAAGAACAAGATCAAAAATCACTTGATAATTTTGAGATTATCACGAAATTAGAGCACGTGAAGAATGAATTGCTAAAAATAAAAAATCAACTCTAA
- a CDS encoding LemA family protein, whose protein sequence is MKKWFIPLIIIALIVYGIYNRAVGFNNTAVEYEATAKTAWSNVESSYQRRNDLIGNLVKTVQGAADFERNTLTEVIEARAKATSVTIDPTNITPENLAAFQQAQSGLSGALSKLLVTVERYPELKANQNFLDLQNQLEGTENRINVARDRFNESVNTYDIFTKKFPNSVLAGWFGFDEMARYKANAGSENAPDIDFDFN, encoded by the coding sequence ATGAAAAAATGGTTCATCCCTTTAATAATTATTGCTTTAATCGTCTATGGAATTTATAACCGGGCGGTTGGATTCAATAATACGGCCGTAGAATATGAAGCAACTGCAAAAACTGCCTGGTCTAACGTGGAAAGCTCTTACCAACGACGAAACGATTTGATTGGAAACCTTGTTAAAACAGTTCAAGGTGCTGCCGATTTTGAAAGAAATACGCTTACAGAAGTTATCGAGGCACGTGCCAAAGCTACTTCTGTTACCATTGATCCAACAAACATTACACCCGAAAATTTAGCAGCCTTTCAGCAAGCGCAAAGCGGACTTAGTGGAGCGTTGTCTAAGCTATTGGTGACTGTAGAACGCTATCCAGAATTGAAAGCGAATCAAAACTTTTTAGACTTACAAAATCAGTTGGAAGGGACGGAAAACAGAATTAATGTGGCCAGAGATCGGTTTAACGAATCTGTAAACACCTATGATATTTTCACTAAAAAATTCCCCAACTCCGTCTTAGCCGGTTGGTTCGGGTTTGATGAAATGGCACGATACAAAGCGAATGCGGGTTCTGAAAATGCACCAGATATTGACTTCGATTTTAACTAA
- a CDS encoding TPM domain-containing protein produces the protein MAALENFLSTEEENQIVESIRQAEQNTSGEIRVHIENSTSLSIEERAKEVFHHLKMDRTKLQNGVLIYIAVANHQFGIFGDKGIDTKVNSTFWDDTRDVMGNLFKDGQFKEGIVQGIQTASKALEVYFPWESNDTNELSDSISKGSDL, from the coding sequence ATGGCTGCTCTAGAAAATTTCTTAAGTACTGAGGAAGAAAATCAAATTGTCGAATCCATTCGCCAAGCAGAACAAAATACGTCTGGTGAGATTCGTGTGCACATCGAAAATAGCACTTCTTTATCTATTGAAGAACGTGCCAAAGAGGTGTTTCATCATTTAAAAATGGACCGCACCAAACTTCAAAATGGGGTTCTTATTTACATTGCGGTTGCGAATCATCAATTTGGGATTTTTGGAGATAAAGGTATCGATACAAAAGTAAATTCAACGTTTTGGGATGATACCCGAGATGTGATGGGTAATTTATTTAAAGACGGTCAATTTAAAGAGGGAATTGTACAAGGAATTCAGACGGCAAGTAAAGCACTTGAAGTTTACTTTCCTTGGGAATCAAACGATACTAATGAATTATCGGATTCAATTTCAAAAGGCTCAGATTTATGA
- a CDS encoding TPM domain-containing protein: MNIRFQKSRSLVVVVLMFISVLAHAQYSIPAKPTIQTSVYDYSNLLSAQEASNLEQKLIRYSDSTSTQIVVAIIDSTEGEYINYLATNWAQEWGIGDAKKDNGVFILLAKNDRKINISTGYGVEHLLTDKMCSRVIQESIIPFFKKNDYYGGLEAGSSQVFKVLTGEFKSSPQVRQKGIKFETILFLIFIFFIVIIILSKSKKNNGNNSGGNHRTTSLLDVILLSSLGRGSFSGGSSSGGNFGSGGFGGGFGGGGFGGGGASGGW, from the coding sequence ATGAACATACGATTTCAAAAAAGCAGATCGCTAGTAGTGGTGGTACTGATGTTTATCTCAGTCCTAGCACATGCACAATATAGCATTCCCGCGAAACCTACGATTCAAACGAGTGTATATGATTACAGCAACCTTTTAAGCGCGCAAGAAGCTTCTAATTTAGAGCAAAAGCTTATTCGTTATTCTGACAGTACTTCCACTCAAATTGTAGTGGCAATTATAGATTCTACTGAAGGGGAATACATCAACTATCTGGCAACCAATTGGGCACAAGAATGGGGTATTGGAGATGCAAAAAAAGATAATGGCGTTTTTATTTTATTAGCCAAAAACGATCGAAAAATAAATATCAGTACTGGTTACGGAGTGGAGCATTTGCTGACCGATAAAATGTGTAGCCGAGTCATTCAAGAATCTATCATTCCTTTTTTTAAGAAAAACGATTACTATGGCGGCTTAGAGGCTGGGAGTTCACAGGTTTTTAAAGTCTTAACAGGTGAATTTAAATCAAGTCCTCAGGTGCGTCAAAAAGGAATTAAATTTGAAACTATTCTGTTTCTAATTTTCATCTTCTTTATCGTTATAATTATCTTATCAAAATCTAAAAAAAACAACGGCAACAACAGTGGCGGCAACCATCGAACAACCAGTCTCCTGGACGTCATCCTACTGAGTAGTTTGGGTCGTGGCAGTTTCAGTGGTGGCTCTAGTTCCGGCGGCAACTTTGGAAGTGGCGGTTTTGGCGGTGGCTTCGGCGGCGGCGGTTTCGGTGGTGGTGGTGCTTCAGGAGGTTGGTAA
- the der gene encoding ribosome biogenesis GTPase Der, whose product MSNIVAIVGRPNVGKSTFFNRLIQRREAIVDAVSGVTRDRHYGKSDWNGKEFSLIDTGGYVLGSDDVFEAEIDKQVELAIEEADAIIFMVDVESGVTGMDEDVAKLLRKVKKPVFLVINKVDNAMREQDAVEFYALGLGEFFTIASINGSGTGDLLDALVKALPEVEEVEEVTLPRFAVVGRPNAGKSSFINALIGEDRYIVTDIAGTTRDSIDTKYNRFGFEFNLVDTAGIRRKAKVKEDLEFYSVMRSVRAIEHADVCLLVCDAQRGFDGQVQNIFWLAQRNHKGIVILVNKWDLVEKDTKTTKAFETHIREQIQPFTDVPIVFISALSKQRIYKAMETALEVYKNRTKRLKTSVLNDDLLPIIENNPPPALKGKFVKIKYIMQLPTPQPQFAFFCNLPQYVKEPYKRFLENKLRALYDFKGVPITIYMRKK is encoded by the coding sequence ATGAGCAATATTGTAGCGATAGTAGGACGTCCAAATGTTGGGAAATCCACCTTTTTTAATAGGTTGATCCAAAGGCGAGAAGCCATTGTAGATGCCGTAAGTGGTGTCACTCGTGACCGTCACTATGGTAAGAGTGATTGGAATGGGAAAGAATTTTCGTTAATTGATACGGGCGGATATGTTCTTGGAAGTGACGATGTATTTGAAGCCGAAATCGATAAACAAGTTGAGTTAGCCATTGAAGAAGCAGATGCCATTATTTTTATGGTCGATGTAGAATCAGGTGTAACTGGCATGGATGAAGATGTTGCAAAATTGCTTAGAAAAGTTAAAAAACCAGTTTTTTTAGTCATCAATAAGGTCGATAACGCCATGCGTGAGCAAGATGCAGTTGAGTTTTATGCCTTAGGACTAGGAGAATTTTTTACCATTGCTAGCATCAATGGAAGTGGTACCGGTGATTTGCTAGATGCCTTAGTCAAAGCCTTGCCAGAAGTAGAAGAAGTAGAAGAAGTCACCTTACCACGTTTTGCAGTGGTAGGACGTCCCAATGCGGGCAAATCTTCTTTTATCAATGCATTGATTGGTGAAGATCGTTATATTGTGACCGATATTGCTGGAACCACTCGTGATTCAATCGATACAAAATACAACCGATTTGGGTTTGAGTTTAACCTAGTCGATACGGCTGGAATTCGTCGAAAAGCGAAGGTGAAGGAAGATTTAGAATTTTATTCGGTCATGCGCTCCGTCCGTGCCATTGAACATGCGGATGTATGTCTATTGGTCTGTGATGCCCAACGTGGGTTTGATGGACAAGTTCAAAATATTTTTTGGCTCGCACAACGCAACCATAAAGGAATTGTAATTTTAGTGAATAAATGGGATTTAGTTGAGAAAGATACCAAAACCACCAAAGCATTTGAAACACACATTCGAGAACAAATACAACCTTTTACAGATGTGCCTATTGTGTTTATATCCGCGCTCTCAAAACAGCGTATTTACAAAGCTATGGAAACCGCTTTGGAAGTCTATAAAAACCGTACCAAGCGTCTTAAAACAAGTGTGCTGAATGATGATTTGTTACCTATTATCGAAAACAATCCACCACCAGCATTGAAAGGTAAATTTGTGAAAATAAAATACATTATGCAGCTGCCAACGCCGCAGCCGCAATTTGCATTTTTCTGTAATTTACCACAATACGTAAAGGAGCCTTACAAACGATTTTTAGAAAATAAACTAAGAGCTTTGTATGATTTTAAGGGCGTGCCGATTACAATCTATATGCGTAAGAAGTAG
- a CDS encoding GTP-binding protein — protein sequence MMQISNKIVLRPRFSLDLNAAKNQVLEAFEESKKNQNAIKINILDAHVFLKIHSAEQHFWSPQLHLEVLETTQTCCTVKGLFGPSPTVWTLFMFFHFVTGSLFLGFGVWTYSSWSLGTPFIAPLLLMFLMVVVWISLYLSGRLGKQKGHTQMHELHDFMSTVLKAL from the coding sequence ATGATGCAAATTAGTAACAAAATTGTCTTAAGACCGCGTTTTTCATTGGACCTCAACGCAGCAAAAAACCAAGTTTTAGAAGCGTTTGAAGAATCAAAAAAGAATCAAAATGCTATCAAAATAAACATCTTAGATGCCCATGTGTTTTTAAAAATTCATTCGGCAGAACAACACTTTTGGTCGCCCCAACTCCATTTAGAAGTTTTAGAAACCACCCAAACCTGCTGTACGGTCAAAGGTTTATTTGGCCCCAGCCCTACGGTTTGGACGCTGTTTATGTTTTTTCATTTTGTGACGGGTAGTTTGTTTTTGGGCTTTGGAGTTTGGACGTATTCCAGCTGGTCATTGGGCACTCCTTTTATAGCTCCACTGCTTTTGATGTTTCTGATGGTGGTTGTGTGGATTTCCTTATACCTTAGCGGACGCCTCGGTAAACAAAAAGGACACACACAAATGCACGAATTACATGATTTTATGAGCACCGTTTTGAAAGCGTTATAA
- a CDS encoding TRADD-N-associated membrane domain-containing protein: MTTQLENIISYIGISLGVLGAIGALFWFIKTVTSKKVKLFNLEIERNLVDEENYSEIIDSIKKEGSKNIKPGVEQLVKYYIQISEQTKISFWFGIIFAFFGFSILLIIIFSNTYMNPSKITILLISTAIIEGVAMLFFSRSNKARKEMGTFFSKLRKDRQQGISRELVESIEGSILKDTLKIQLALYYSGIQNDTSSINEAIQSAIKKTLKNK, from the coding sequence ATGACAACACAATTAGAAAACATTATAAGCTACATTGGAATTAGCTTGGGAGTACTTGGAGCAATCGGTGCATTGTTTTGGTTCATCAAAACAGTAACCTCTAAAAAAGTGAAACTTTTTAATTTAGAAATTGAGAGAAATTTAGTTGATGAAGAAAACTATTCCGAAATCATTGACTCCATAAAAAAAGAGGGCAGCAAGAACATTAAACCTGGGGTTGAACAACTTGTTAAATACTATATACAAATTTCAGAGCAAACAAAAATTAGTTTTTGGTTTGGTATTATTTTTGCCTTTTTCGGATTCTCTATTTTACTCATTATAATATTCTCTAATACATATATGAATCCCTCTAAAATTACTATTTTATTGATTTCTACTGCAATTATTGAAGGGGTTGCTATGTTGTTTTTTTCAAGGTCAAACAAAGCTCGAAAAGAAATGGGAACATTTTTTAGTAAGTTACGTAAAGACAGACAACAAGGTATTAGTAGGGAATTAGTAGAATCCATTGAGGGCTCAATACTTAAAGATACCTTAAAAATTCAACTCGCCTTATATTACTCGGGAATACAGAATGACACTTCTTCCATTAATGAAGCGATACAAAGTGCTATTAAAAAAACTTTAAAGAATAAATAA
- a CDS encoding SRPBCC family protein, whose amino-acid sequence MKYLKYTLGVLAILVIGFLLTGLIKNELSYNCEIMVDRSLTESWAVSQDEGKMADWLDGFQKIEYVSGSPGTVGAVSDVYFTNDGQEMTIRETITEIVPNQSVSMTFTSDFMDMDYKLTMKSINGKTKISTSTTCIGNGMFSKSLLAVMGNSIKDQEETNLSNLKKTIEENSKNYSLIEN is encoded by the coding sequence ATGAAATATTTAAAATACACCCTTGGAGTTTTAGCAATCTTGGTTATTGGGTTTTTACTTACAGGATTGATCAAAAATGAATTATCTTATAATTGCGAAATAATGGTCGACAGGTCATTAACTGAATCCTGGGCTGTGAGTCAGGACGAAGGTAAAATGGCAGACTGGTTAGATGGATTTCAAAAAATTGAATATGTGAGCGGATCACCTGGAACTGTAGGTGCAGTATCAGATGTATATTTTACTAATGATGGACAGGAAATGACCATTCGAGAAACCATTACTGAAATCGTTCCAAACCAATCTGTATCAATGACGTTTACATCTGACTTTATGGATATGGATTACAAACTCACGATGAAGTCTATTAATGGAAAAACAAAAATAAGCACAAGCACAACATGCATTGGAAATGGAATGTTTTCAAAGTCCTTATTAGCTGTGATGGGAAATTCCATCAAAGATCAAGAAGAAACAAACCTTTCTAATCTTAAGAAAACTATTGAAGAAAATTCAAAAAATTATTCACTTATTGAAAACTAG
- a CDS encoding zeta toxin family protein codes for MDVKNLYIIAGCNGAGKTTASYTILPEIIECKEFVNADEIAKGLSPFQPDKVSFEAGRIMINRINELIKENQSFAFETTLSTRSYKHKVLKAKKQGYNITLLFFWLNNIELAKERVKTRVLEGGHNIPENAIERRYFKGIYNLFDIFIPIVDGVLIFDNSFGRHELIAQKFIEEDLLVFDKNKFNKLKGIYDSKG; via the coding sequence ATGGACGTCAAGAATCTTTACATAATTGCTGGATGTAACGGAGCAGGAAAAACAACAGCTTCATACACTATACTCCCTGAAATAATTGAATGTAAGGAGTTTGTAAATGCCGATGAAATAGCGAAGGGACTCTCGCCGTTTCAACCAGACAAAGTGTCTTTTGAGGCTGGAAGAATAATGATTAACAGAATCAATGAACTTATAAAAGAAAATCAAAGCTTTGCTTTTGAGACGACATTATCGACTAGAAGTTATAAGCACAAGGTTTTAAAAGCAAAAAAACAAGGGTACAACATTACATTATTGTTCTTTTGGTTAAACAATATAGAATTGGCAAAAGAACGTGTGAAAACAAGAGTATTGGAAGGAGGGCATAATATTCCCGAAAACGCAATTGAAAGAAGATATTTTAAAGGAATATATAATTTATTTGATATATTCATTCCTATAGTTGATGGGGTATTAATTTTCGACAATTCTTTTGGAAGACACGAATTGATTGCACAGAAATTTATAGAAGAAGACCTACTGGTTTTTGACAAAAATAAATTTAACAAACTAAAAGGTATCTATGACAGCAAAGGATAA
- a CDS encoding head GIN domain-containing protein, which yields MKKSINTSVVLLLMFSFTIGHAQSWFGKKVVGNGNVTTKTVSTGDYDHIKSVGSADIHLIKGTEGSIAVTTDENLHAYLDIKVENNTLIIKIKDNINLKTKKGFHISVPFEKLSKVTLTGSGDMDSKDPITTDEFKVSMSGSGDVVLDVNASKVKTEITGSGTISLSGTYGNLKLDLTGSGNFVGTGMTSQSTEVKIAGSGNAKISGTTSTLEIEVIGSGSFKGLELGSNDTDVKVAGSGQAKVVANESLKASVNGSGTIVYKGNPENVNSKTNGSGKIKRH from the coding sequence ATGAAAAAATCAATCAACACATCAGTAGTGCTTTTGCTAATGTTCAGCTTCACCATTGGACACGCACAATCTTGGTTCGGCAAAAAAGTTGTTGGCAATGGAAATGTCACCACAAAAACGGTTTCGACTGGAGATTATGATCACATCAAAAGTGTAGGTTCTGCAGACATCCATCTCATAAAAGGAACAGAAGGTTCAATCGCAGTCACAACAGATGAAAATCTACACGCGTACCTCGATATTAAAGTAGAAAACAATACTTTAATTATAAAAATAAAAGACAACATTAACCTAAAAACTAAAAAAGGGTTTCACATTAGCGTTCCCTTTGAAAAGCTTTCAAAAGTGACCTTAACAGGGTCTGGAGACATGGACTCAAAAGACCCCATTACAACCGATGAATTCAAAGTATCAATGAGTGGATCAGGCGACGTTGTTTTAGATGTGAATGCCTCTAAAGTTAAAACAGAGATCACAGGGTCTGGAACTATTTCGCTCTCTGGCACCTACGGCAACCTCAAGCTGGATTTAACAGGCAGTGGCAATTTTGTTGGAACTGGAATGACCTCACAAAGCACCGAAGTTAAGATTGCAGGCTCTGGAAATGCGAAGATTTCAGGGACCACCTCAACGTTAGAAATCGAAGTGATCGGTAGTGGAAGCTTTAAAGGCTTGGAGTTGGGTTCTAATGACACTGACGTCAAAGTTGCAGGATCCGGACAGGCAAAAGTGGTTGCGAATGAATCTTTAAAAGCGAGCGTTAACGGCTCTGGCACGATTGTTTATAAAGGCAATCCAGAAAATGTAAACAGTAAAACAAATGGTTCTGGAAAAATAAAAAGGCATTAG